The Toxorhynchites rutilus septentrionalis strain SRP chromosome 3, ASM2978413v1, whole genome shotgun sequence genome includes a region encoding these proteins:
- the LOC129780571 gene encoding uncharacterized protein LOC129780571 produces the protein MSETNSSPSRVETRTLSFVSFDTNDFEELADSQSTTFDGVDNTGKDNEQPPFGFLLKGTDLSRVEIKSLSVEFPAKVCKKGMELNAPEIECRIFETSVSQMQERSTNDMQDSIVSFDTNDLEGSTKSQDTTYSSDVDVTELVFNTTDFENLRKEIKEKGNSNRIKYNVKVAECGATATKRLYSGASIYECSFYINKKNIEMCKHYDQHNIMQSKTKVGDAKYKQQKHRRPFIVALEDLLKIKYEEFNIYCIININSHNCNKSGWLFYGVCAHKTCRSYRFKIVSVTDGDNIYKVDVYVNVAMTLIHGENLKAAYCKGVKRNINMKKLQLQKPLELRTKLINEKKKREPFEKVDIVSKNVLKKISSEAKSKLNRDIDDFQDLIKMSEDNGSYIKNVFRKPFGVICFNTKMFKELRKNKTYSPIFYMDGTGSVVRYSKAEKRVQIYVLVAYNYRSNFSVPVTTFVTESQKTVDFHNWLNIFRASYESGSSMNKLNKIARIVSVDWSWSLIGGLIRALNNQHHTLPEYIRDCYKVCIRELNLNFTIIHLCYSHFMNVVSKDLKSAPINIKHKFMDCMRLAVRATNLVDLIDLFIIMTCIFGSANENRMLETSLKELDAKINDRTSFDSESAGKFDYTGIGEPEILKKDEDKIFLGSPFYALLKETFETTLKQIDDLSQGSQNPLYFKGFLEDVALKKYMPVVCLWSNIIVSQIDSNPDTISNARVESFFRTLKHNVMKGQLYERITHFLRKLQSYIESLFHFSDFDIEDIYATDKGISNAKKRQDDRIAEYDRFVGNVEDIEDEWHSPYFQKDASTHLFKKKKKQETNSLNTQLEQSTQKHPDSKENSDNNRKRSLEEDLETTCNLSSIHQFIDKGFEFPVTTKWYFGEFPSEYESIGVSSMIVSSEMLQTLDAHTYMDGETLDAIIAVAIKECEVESVKLVSTYMSRNLFDTTQLKEVLDRKRDYVLPVLTNTSGVWVVPLNVRAGQAPTKQVGRGNHWVLFIADFMNRETFYLDPLETASPYLKDVQEEFLKAVSSIRRLKNQPFDSTNWQSGSKNIAHDKQNDDYNCGVYVAKYAQNFLLKKPLTGLGNMDSERKQIKIKLLNTAVIKICLYCSSLKSLILSCQSCGRRCCSRCAPNMVLKIPSTKQCEICSKIKMI, from the exons ATGTCCGAAACAAACTCATCTCCTTCACGTGTCGAAACAAGAACATTATCATTTGTATCATTTGACACAAACGATTTCGAGGAATTGGCCGACTCTCAAAGTACTACTTTTGACGGCGTTGATAATACGGGAAAAGATAACGAA CAACCTCCATTCggatttttattgaaaggaacAGATTTATCGCGTGtcgaaataaaatcattatccgTCGAGTTTCCTGCAAAAGTATGTAAGAAAGGAATGGAACTTAATGCTCCAGAAATTGAATGTCGCATTTTTGAAACATCAGTAAGTCAAATGCAAGAGAGATCAACGAACGACATGCAAGACTCGattgtttcatttgataccaatgatCTTGAAGGATCGACCAAATCACAAGATACTACTTATAGCAGTGATGTAGATGTAACTGAACTTGTGTTCAATACAACGGACTTTGAAAACCTACGAAAAGAGATAAAAGAAAAAGGCAACAGTAACAGGATCAAATACAATGTCAAGGTTGCGGAATGTGGGGCAACTGCCACAAAAAGACTTTATAGTGGTGCTTCAATTTACGAGTGTTCTTTTTACATCAACAAGAAGAACATTGAAATGTGTAAACATTATGATCAACATAATATAATGCAAAGCAAAACCAAGGTTGGCGATGCTAAATATAAGCAACAAAAGCATAGAAGGCCTTTTATAGTGGCCTTAGAAGATTTGTTAAAAATCAAATATGAAGAATTCAATATCTATTGTATAATCAATATAAATTCTCATAATTGCAACAAATCTGGCTGGCTATTTTATGGTGTCTGCGCTCACAAGACCTGCAGATCTTATCGTTTCAAAATTGTTTCTGTTACGGATGGTGATAACATATATAAAGTCGATGTCTATGTTAATGTCGCTATGACCCTGATACACGGGGAAAACCTGAAAGCGGCATATTGCAAAGGAGTAAAAAGaaacataaatatgaaaaaactgcAGCTCCAAAAACCACTTGAATTACGAACTAAGTTGAtcaacgaaaagaaaaaaagggaaCCATTCGAGAAGGTAGACATTGTCAGcaaaaatgtattgaaaaaaattagcagTGAAGCTAAATCGAAGCTTAACAGGGATATTGATGATTTTCAAGATTTGATAAAAATGTCTGAGGATAACGGATCTtatatcaaaaatgtgtttagaAAGCCCTTTGGTGTAATTTGTTTtaatacaaaaatgttcaaagagCTGAGAAAAAACAAGACTTACAGTCCTATTTTCTACATGGATGGTACTGGATCGGTTGTACGATATTCAAAAGCTGAGAAGCGTgttcaaatatatgttttggtCGCATACAATTACCGGTCAAATTTTAGTGTACCCGTAACAACCTTTGTGACTGAAAGCCAaaaaacagtagacttccacAATTGGTTGAATATATTTCGTGCTTCGTACGAGTCAGGCAGCTctatgaataaattgaataaaatagcgaGAATTGTTAGTGTTGATTGGAGCTGGTCACTGATTGGTGGATTGATACGGGCTCTTAATAATCAACACCATACACTACCAGAGTATATCCGAGATtgttataaagtttgcataagaGAACTCAATCTCAATTTCACTATCATTCATTTATGCTACAGTCATTTCATGAATGTAGTTTCTAAGGACTTGAAATCTGCTCCAATCAACATAAAACATAAGTTCATGGACTGTATGCGATTGGCTGTACGTGCTACAAACTTAGTGGACTTAATCGATCTGTTTATCATTATGACATGCATTTTTGGATCTGCAAATGAGAACCGAATGCTTGAGACATCACTAAAAGAACTAGATGCAAAAATTAATGATAGAACAAGCTTCGATTCAGAAAGCGCTGGTAAATTTGATTATACTGGCATCGGTGAAccagaaattctaaaaaaagatgAGGACAAAATCTTCTTGGGATCGCCTTTTTATGCGTTGTTAAaagaaacatttgaaacaacATTAAAACAAATAGATGATCTCAGCCAAGGATCACAGAACCCACTGTATTTCAAAGGATTCTTGGAAGATGTCgccttgaaaaaatacatgccTGTGGTTTGTTTGTGGTCAAATATAATAGTATCTCAAATTGACTCGAATCCGGATACTATTTCAAACGCAAGGGTTGAAAGCTTCTTCCGAACATTGAAACACAATGTTATGAAAGGTCAGCTCTACGAAAGAATAACACATTTTCTTCGAAAACTACAATCGTATATTGAATCTCTGTTCCACTTTTCCGACTTTGACATTGAAGATATATACGCTACTGATAAAGGAATAAGTAATGCTAAAAAACGTCAAGATGATAGAATCGCAGAATATGACAGATTTGTCGGAAACGTAGAAGACATAGAGGACGAATGGCATAGTCCATACTTTCAAAAAgatgcttcaacccacttgttcaagaagaaaaagaagcagGAAACTAACAGCTTAAACACACAACTtgaacaatcaacacagaagcaCCCAGATTCAAAGGAAAACAGTGATAACAACAGAAAAAGATCATTAGAAGAAGATTTAGAAACTACCTGTAATCTGTCCTCTATTCATCAATTCATTGACAAAGGATTTGAATTTCCAGTTACCACCAAATGGTATTTCGGTGAGTTTCCTTCAGAATATGAGAGCATAGGAGTAAGTAGTATGATTGTAagctcagaaatgcttcaaacgcTCGATGCACATACATATATGGATGGAGAAACCTTAGATGCGATAATTGCAGTGGCCATAAAAGAATGTGAGGTCGAAAGCGTAAAATTGGTATCAACTTACATGTCGAGAAACTTGTTTGATACAACTCAACTAAAAGAAGTATTGGATAGGAAACGAGATTATGTTTTACCAGTTCTAACCAATACATCGGGAGTATGGGTGGTTCCTTTGAATGTTAGAGCTGGGCAAGCACCCACCAAGCAAGTTGGAAGAGGGAACCATTGGGTTCTCTTCATTGCTGATTTTATGAATAGAGAAACTTTTTATTTAGATCCTCTCGAAACAGCATCCCCATATTTGAAGGACGTACAAGAAGAATTTTTGAAGGCAGTAAGCTCTATtcggagacttaaaaatcaaccATTTGATTCAACCAATTGGCAAAGCGGCTCGAAAAATATTGCGCACGACAAGCAAAACGACGACTACAACTGTGGTGTATATGTAGCTAAATATGCACAAAACTTTCTTTTGAAGAAACCGTTGACCGGGCTAGGAAACATGGATTCTGAGaggaaacaaatcaaaataaaactccTAAATACAGCagtaataaaaatttgtttatacTGCAGCAGcttgaaatcactaattttgtCATGTCAATCATGTGGACGGAGGTGTTGCAGTAGATGCGCCCCAAATATGGTGCTAAAAATTCCATCTACAAAACAATGTGaaatatgttcgaaaattaaaatgatataa